The Vibrio aerogenes nucleotide sequence GAAAATCAGAGGCCATAAACCAGAAGGGCAGAAATGGCGGATTGCGATTGAACGTCCCGTGCCTTCGAAAGATAAGCGGATACCTTATCAAATTGTTGTGATTGAGGACGAAAACGGGGTGACACTCGATACGTCAGGGACTTATCATCACTCTTTTGATGCTGACGGAAAAGCATATTCACATATTTTGGATCCGCGGACCGGTTCGCCAGTGATGCATGATTTGGTTTCAGCATCGGTATTTGGCCAGGATTCAGTGGTGAGTGATGCATGGGCGACAGCGATGCTGTGCCTTGGGCCAAAAGCCGGACAGGAAATTGCTGATGCAGAACATTTGCCGGTATTTTTCATTCAGTCCCGGCAGGAAAAACTGATCGCATCTCAGAGCCAGGCGCTGAAAACTTCGAAACAGGTGAAGCTGGTTCAGCAATAACCGCCGGCAGGCAGATTAGGTCGTTAGACTTAATCTGCCTTAGCAGGTTGCATTTGCTTATGACCTTTGTTGCGTGATTTGTCTTTCAGCAGCCAGTAAATATTGACACCGGTAATAAAGCCGTTGGTCAGCATGACCGGCCATGACTCAATCATGGCGCCGTATCCGACAAACAGTAAACAACCAACACAGTTAATGATGCGTAATCTGACCATCTCTTTCATTGTGAACGAAAGTGCAACCAGAGCGGATGCAGCATAACCAATAAATTCAATAAAGTTCATATCAGGTGTATTTTCCTCTTGTTCTCCAAAGGAATATAGCAACATAAAATCTGTGACGAAATCCTCAGTTTTCTGTTTAGTGAAGGGTAACGATAACGCAAACGATTTGTCTGAGGTGGAAATTCACCGGTTATGGCTGTGCTATCATATCCTGATTTGTGTCATCATTTGCATCATCTGTTTCATACCGATCAATCTCAGATGTGCCTTTGCCCCTGTGGTGACAGGTTAAAATTTCATGTCAGGAATCAGATATGTCATCAACTATTCCGGAATTTACCGATGCGATCCTTGAAAGTATCTCGGACGGTGTTTTTACCGTTGACCATCAATGGCGTATCAGCTTTTTTAACCGGGCTGCAGAAAAAATCACCGGTAT carries:
- a CDS encoding YgjV family protein, giving the protein MNFIEFIGYAASALVALSFTMKEMVRLRIINCVGCLLFVGYGAMIESWPVMLTNGFITGVNIYWLLKDKSRNKGHKQMQPAKAD